The following proteins come from a genomic window of Rhinoraja longicauda isolate Sanriku21f chromosome 4, sRhiLon1.1, whole genome shotgun sequence:
- the LOC144592670 gene encoding gamma-glutamyl hydrolase-like, with amino-acid sequence MEIARIIALLLCVYLADNWQLPSAAALNQRPIIGVLAQETFGTFAKFGSSYIAASYVKYLESAGARVVPISTNLSKAEYRKLFYSLNGVLFPGGAVNLETSQYSKIASLFYDLAIQVNDNGTHFPIWGTCLGFEELTVITSKKKLLIATKTDNLSLPLKFTKDAAGSRMFKNFPEYLMHAMAVEPLTANFHFWSLSVKNFTSNAELKNFYKVLTTNIDSQGVEFISTMEAHRYPIYGIQWHPEKNPYEWNLKKNIPHSSNAAKVTWYMADFFVNEARKNWHRFPTEAEEKRALIYNYASVYTGNISSFEQIYFIDNPPSHLRNGL; translated from the exons GTGTTCTGGCTCAGGAAACATTTGGGACTTTTGCAAAATTTGGCTCTAGCTATATTGCCGCATCGTACGTTAAATACCTAGAATCTGCTGGAGCAAGAGTTGTACCCATAAG TACCAATCTGAGTAAAGCTGAATACCGGAAACTATTTTATTCTCTAAATGG AGTGCTTTTTCCAGGTGGTGCAGTAAATCTCGAAACTTCACAATATTCCAAGATTGCATCTCTGTTTTAtgatcttgcaatacag GTCAATGACAATGGAACCCATTTTCCAATCTGGGGGACATGTCTTGGATTTGAAGAGCTGACTGTTATTACCAGTAAAAAGAAACTTCTGATTGCTACAAAGACCGATAATCTGTCTCTTCCTTTAAAATTCACCAAAG aTGCTGCAGGCAGTCGGATGTTTAAGAACTTTCCGGAATATCTGATGCATGCGATGGCTGTAGAACCATTAACTGCAAATTTTCATTTCTGGAGTCTCTCTGTCAAG AATTTTACAAGCAATGCAGAACTGAAAAACTTCTACAAAGTCTTGACTACTAATATTGACAGCCAAGGGGTTGAATTTATATCTACAATGGAAG CACACAGATATCCCATTTATGGTATTCAGTGGCATCCTGAGAAAAATCCTTATGAGTGGAACCTGAAAAAGAACATCCCACATTCCAGCAATGCTGCAAAAGTTACGTGGTACATGGCTGACTTTTTTGTTAATGAAG CTCGAAAGAATTGGCATCGTTTTCCTACTGAAGCTGAAGAAAAgagagctttgatttataactaTGCATCAGTTTACACCGGCAACATCTCTAGCTTTGAACAGATTTATTTCATTGATAACCCCCCATCTCACTTAAGAAATGGGCTTTGA